In one window of Zhihengliuella sp. ISTPL4 DNA:
- the murF gene encoding UDP-N-acetylmuramoyl-tripeptide--D-alanyl-D-alanine ligase, with amino-acid sequence MIALTLAEITTAIGGELRVAGEHTPETVVDGIVDTDSRTMEAGSIFVAKPGAETDGHRFVGAAVEAGAVLAIVEHPVDVAVSQIVVPDAVVALGELARAVVARVRAGGNLRIVGITGSNGKTTTKNFLARILEDEGPTVAPVKSFNNEVGAPVTMLRVTHDTRFLVSEFGAAAPGSIARLAGLVEPDLVVVLMVGMAHAGGFGGIEATAKAKSELVAAARVPGTAVLNADDARVWAMRELAESRGLRVVGFGQSAAAAVHAREIEVSASGTQCTVEVAGEALPLRLRVLGAHHVTNALAAITAAVELGVAPADAVSRLETVEIAERWRMQPLGNDRVRIINDAYNASPDSMAAALRTLAQITGPDERTVAVLGAMSELGESAGEEHDRIGLLAVRLNIRRIVVVGPEARRLYLAAVSEGSWDSEAVHLPDQDAAFEYLRTELRDGDRVLVKSSNSVGLRHLGDRLGELFS; translated from the coding sequence ATGATCGCCCTGACGCTCGCTGAGATCACCACCGCCATCGGGGGTGAACTGCGCGTGGCCGGAGAGCACACGCCGGAGACGGTCGTCGACGGCATCGTCGACACCGATTCCCGCACCATGGAGGCGGGGTCCATCTTCGTCGCCAAGCCCGGAGCGGAGACCGACGGGCACCGCTTCGTCGGTGCTGCCGTCGAGGCCGGAGCGGTGCTGGCGATCGTCGAGCACCCCGTCGATGTCGCCGTGTCCCAGATCGTCGTGCCGGATGCCGTCGTCGCGCTCGGTGAACTCGCCCGGGCGGTCGTGGCGCGCGTGCGCGCCGGGGGGAACCTGCGCATCGTGGGGATCACCGGCTCGAACGGCAAGACGACGACCAAGAACTTCCTCGCCCGCATCCTCGAGGACGAGGGCCCGACCGTCGCGCCGGTGAAGTCCTTCAACAACGAGGTCGGCGCCCCGGTGACGATGCTCCGGGTCACGCACGACACTCGCTTCCTCGTGAGCGAGTTCGGCGCCGCCGCGCCGGGGAGCATCGCGCGGCTGGCCGGTCTGGTCGAGCCCGACCTCGTCGTGGTGCTCATGGTCGGCATGGCGCACGCCGGCGGGTTCGGTGGCATCGAGGCGACCGCCAAGGCGAAGTCCGAGCTCGTGGCTGCCGCCCGTGTCCCCGGAACCGCGGTGCTCAACGCCGATGACGCCCGCGTCTGGGCGATGCGCGAGCTCGCGGAGAGCCGCGGCCTCCGCGTCGTCGGGTTCGGCCAGTCTGCGGCGGCCGCCGTGCACGCGCGGGAGATCGAGGTCTCGGCGTCCGGCACCCAGTGCACCGTCGAGGTCGCGGGCGAAGCGCTGCCGTTGCGGCTGCGGGTCCTCGGTGCCCACCACGTCACGAACGCTCTCGCGGCGATCACCGCCGCGGTGGAGCTCGGCGTGGCACCGGCCGACGCCGTGTCCCGGTTGGAGACGGTCGAGATCGCCGAACGCTGGCGGATGCAGCCGCTCGGCAACGACCGGGTGCGCATCATCAACGATGCGTACAACGCCAGCCCTGACTCCATGGCGGCTGCGCTGCGGACGCTCGCGCAGATCACCGGACCCGATGAGCGGACGGTCGCCGTCCTCGGTGCGATGAGCGAACTCGGTGAGAGCGCAGGGGAGGAGCACGACCGGATCGGCCTCCTCGCCGTGCGTCTCAACATCCGCCGTATCGTCGTCGTCGGCCCCGAGGCCCGCCGGCTCTACCTCGCGGCCGTCAGCGAGGGGTCGTGGGACAGCGAAGCCGTGCATCTGCCGGACCAGGACGCCGCGTTCGAGTACCTCCGCACCGAGCTGCGTGACGGCGACCGGGTCTTGGTGAAGTCGTCCAACTCCGTGGGCCTCCGGCATCTCGGCGATCGTCTGGGAGAATTGTTCTCGTGA
- the mraY gene encoding phospho-N-acetylmuramoyl-pentapeptide-transferase, with the protein MRSLIMAAAISLAFTLFLTPVFLRLFRKWGWGQVIRTPEAAGNPSHEAKRGTPTMGGVIFILGSIVGYFTGVLVSGETPELSAILVIWLMVGFGVVGFIDDYMKVRSQRSLGLSGWRKVIGQLIVVIPFGIVALNFPNKWGQTPASASISLFRDITWLNLFAFGVILGWILYLAWISIIGVATSNSVNLTDGLDGLAAGAGVIVVGAYSLIAFWQFKQPCIGGDPGSLGGCYEVRDPFNLAVISASFAASLIGFLWWNAPKAKVFMGDVGSMAIGGVITAMAIMTRTELLLLIIAGVFVLASGSVILQRAYFKITRGKRLFLMSPFHHHLEMRGWSEVTIVVRMWIIAGLLAVSAVGLFYVEWLTRVG; encoded by the coding sequence GTGAGGTCCCTCATCATGGCGGCGGCCATCTCGCTCGCCTTCACTCTCTTCCTGACTCCCGTCTTCCTCCGGCTCTTCCGGAAGTGGGGCTGGGGGCAGGTCATCCGTACCCCCGAGGCTGCGGGCAACCCGAGCCACGAGGCCAAGCGCGGCACCCCGACCATGGGCGGAGTCATCTTCATCCTCGGCTCGATCGTCGGCTACTTCACCGGTGTGCTCGTCAGTGGCGAGACCCCCGAGCTGTCCGCGATCCTCGTGATCTGGCTCATGGTCGGCTTCGGCGTGGTCGGATTCATCGACGACTACATGAAGGTGCGCAGCCAGCGCAGCCTCGGCCTGTCCGGCTGGCGAAAGGTGATCGGGCAGCTCATCGTCGTGATCCCGTTCGGGATCGTGGCGCTGAACTTCCCGAACAAGTGGGGGCAGACGCCCGCCAGCGCCTCGATCTCGCTCTTCCGGGACATCACCTGGCTGAACCTCTTCGCGTTCGGCGTGATCCTCGGCTGGATCCTCTACCTCGCCTGGATCTCGATCATCGGGGTCGCGACCTCGAACAGCGTCAACCTCACCGACGGTCTCGACGGCCTCGCCGCCGGCGCCGGCGTCATCGTCGTCGGTGCGTACAGCCTCATCGCGTTCTGGCAGTTCAAGCAGCCCTGCATCGGCGGCGACCCCGGCTCGCTCGGCGGCTGCTACGAGGTACGGGACCCGTTCAACCTCGCCGTGATCTCGGCCTCCTTCGCGGCCAGCCTCATCGGCTTCCTGTGGTGGAACGCCCCCAAGGCCAAGGTCTTCATGGGCGACGTGGGTTCGATGGCGATCGGCGGCGTCATCACCGCGATGGCGATCATGACGCGGACCGAACTGCTGCTCCTTATCATCGCCGGAGTCTTCGTGCTCGCCTCCGGATCCGTGATCCTGCAGCGCGCGTACTTCAAGATCACCCGCGGCAAGCGGCTGTTCCTCATGAGCCCGTTCCACCACCACCTCGAGATGCGGGGCTGGTCGGAGGTCACGATCGTGGTGCGGATGTGGATCATCGCGGGACTGCTCGCGGTGTCCGCCGTCGGACTCTTCTACGTCGAATGGCTGACCCGTGTCGGCTGA
- the murD gene encoding UDP-N-acetylmuramoyl-L-alanine--D-glutamate ligase, with amino-acid sequence MSAERLAGLTSWNADWRDLRVAVLGLSMTGFSVADTLAELGADVLVLSESAEEEYARLLPVIGARLEIGPMDEVPEALTTFAPEVVIASPGFAPAHPVIRWVQDAGIALWGDVELAWRVRDKVLRPDGTPADWVLITGTNGKTTTTQLTATLLVAGGLRAAPCGNIGVPVLDAVRDPAGFDTLVVELSSHQLWYLGLSRPEGELFPHAAVCLNLADDHLVWHGSAQAYRDAKALVYRNTRVACVYNKADEATRRMVEEADVVEGARAIGFDLGIPGPSDLGVVEGLLVDRAFLDDRARSALELTTVADLEAAGLSAPHIVQNILAASALARSLGVEPEAIHAALQTFRLDAHRIEIVARHAGITWVDDSKATNPHAAASSLRAYPGAVWVVGGDLKGVDIAELVADAGRTARAAVVIGVDRAAVVTAFERHAPTVPVFQVDAGDTGQVMNRVVEIAAGIVDGEGTVLLAPAAASFDQFSSYADRGHRFAEAVREWIDRGSADDAGGSPSAF; translated from the coding sequence GTGTCGGCTGAGCGTCTGGCCGGACTGACGAGCTGGAACGCCGACTGGCGTGATCTGCGCGTCGCCGTCCTCGGCCTCTCGATGACCGGCTTCTCGGTGGCGGACACGCTCGCCGAGCTCGGCGCCGATGTGCTCGTGCTCAGCGAATCGGCGGAGGAGGAGTACGCCCGGCTGCTTCCCGTGATCGGCGCCCGCCTGGAGATCGGTCCGATGGACGAGGTGCCCGAGGCGCTGACGACATTCGCGCCGGAGGTGGTCATCGCTTCCCCGGGGTTCGCGCCCGCGCATCCCGTCATCCGCTGGGTTCAGGACGCGGGCATCGCCCTCTGGGGCGACGTCGAGCTCGCCTGGCGGGTGCGCGACAAGGTGCTCCGCCCGGACGGCACCCCGGCCGACTGGGTGCTGATCACCGGAACCAACGGGAAAACGACCACGACCCAGCTGACGGCGACGCTGCTCGTCGCGGGCGGGCTGCGTGCCGCACCGTGCGGCAACATCGGCGTGCCGGTGCTCGACGCAGTCCGTGATCCCGCCGGCTTCGACACCCTGGTGGTCGAGCTGTCCAGCCACCAGCTCTGGTATCTCGGGCTGTCGCGTCCCGAGGGCGAGCTGTTCCCGCATGCCGCGGTCTGCCTCAACCTCGCCGACGATCACCTCGTCTGGCACGGGAGCGCGCAGGCCTACCGTGACGCCAAGGCGCTCGTCTATCGCAACACACGGGTCGCCTGCGTCTACAACAAGGCGGACGAAGCGACCCGGCGGATGGTCGAGGAGGCCGACGTCGTCGAGGGCGCCCGTGCGATCGGCTTCGACCTCGGCATCCCTGGGCCCAGCGACCTCGGGGTGGTGGAGGGCCTGCTGGTCGATCGCGCGTTCCTCGACGATCGGGCCCGCAGCGCCCTGGAGCTGACGACGGTCGCCGATCTCGAAGCCGCAGGTCTCTCGGCACCGCACATCGTGCAGAACATCCTCGCGGCCAGTGCTCTGGCGCGGTCGCTCGGCGTCGAGCCCGAGGCGATCCACGCGGCGTTGCAGACCTTCCGGCTGGACGCGCACCGCATCGAGATCGTGGCCCGGCACGCCGGCATCACCTGGGTCGACGACTCCAAGGCGACGAACCCGCACGCGGCCGCCTCCTCGCTGCGGGCGTACCCGGGGGCCGTCTGGGTCGTCGGCGGCGACCTCAAGGGCGTCGACATCGCCGAGCTCGTGGCCGATGCGGGCCGGACCGCGCGTGCCGCGGTCGTCATCGGCGTGGATCGCGCGGCTGTCGTCACGGCATTCGAGCGACACGCGCCGACGGTGCCGGTCTTCCAGGTCGATGCTGGTGACACTGGACAGGTCATGAACCGCGTCGTGGAGATCGCGGCGGGGATCGTCGACGGGGAGGGCACTGTGCTCCTCGCTCCCGCCGCCGCATCCTTCGACCAGTTCTCCAGCTACGCGGATCGCGGCCACCGCTTCGCCGAGGCGGTGCGGGAATGGATCGATCGGGGGAGCGCCGATGACGCAGGTGGCTCGCCCTCCGCGTTCTGA
- the ftsW gene encoding putative lipid II flippase FtsW gives MTQVARPPRSESGGLAARVSLGRRFTPVSTEFLLIASTALLLTIFGLVMVLSATSATAVANAQNPLDGALRQGVFALLGVPMMFLISRFPVAFLKRMAWPALFGAVALQLLVFTPLGVADGGNRNWIQVAGFQMQPSEFLKLALALWIAAVLLRKQTMLGTWHHVFIPVVPVGALAIGTVLAGKDLGTAMVMVLILLGCLFFSGVKLRLFIIPMILGVVAVLAYALSSEDRMRRITATCDDMALYYTDCYQSIHGIWGMASGGVFGLGLGNSQEKYGWLPAAGNDFIFAIVGEELGLIGCIVVLALFTFFTVGAFHVIRKTSDPFIRVAAGGITVWIVGQAVLNIGVVIGVFPVMGVPLPFMSQGGTALFAVLIACGVLLAFARTIPVTEKQSAERGRVAR, from the coding sequence ATGACGCAGGTGGCTCGCCCTCCGCGTTCTGAGTCGGGTGGTCTCGCAGCGCGGGTCTCGCTCGGGCGCCGCTTCACGCCGGTGTCGACCGAGTTCCTGCTGATCGCCTCGACCGCTCTGCTCCTCACCATCTTCGGCCTCGTGATGGTCCTGTCGGCGACGAGCGCCACCGCAGTGGCGAACGCGCAGAACCCCTTGGACGGGGCGCTCCGGCAGGGCGTCTTCGCTCTCCTCGGCGTTCCGATGATGTTCCTCATCAGCCGCTTCCCTGTGGCCTTCCTCAAGCGCATGGCTTGGCCGGCACTCTTCGGGGCGGTGGCCCTCCAGCTCCTCGTGTTCACCCCGCTCGGCGTCGCCGACGGCGGCAACCGGAACTGGATCCAGGTGGCGGGCTTCCAGATGCAGCCGTCGGAGTTCCTCAAACTCGCCCTCGCCCTGTGGATCGCCGCCGTGCTCCTGCGCAAGCAGACCATGCTGGGGACCTGGCACCACGTCTTCATCCCGGTCGTCCCCGTCGGCGCCCTGGCGATCGGCACGGTGCTCGCGGGCAAGGACCTCGGCACCGCGATGGTGATGGTCCTCATCCTCCTCGGCTGCCTCTTCTTCTCCGGCGTGAAGCTGCGGCTGTTCATCATCCCGATGATCCTGGGCGTGGTCGCCGTGCTGGCCTACGCGCTCTCCAGCGAGGATCGCATGCGCCGCATCACGGCGACCTGCGACGACATGGCGCTCTACTACACGGACTGCTACCAGTCGATCCACGGCATCTGGGGCATGGCCTCCGGCGGTGTCTTCGGGCTCGGCCTCGGCAACTCCCAGGAGAAGTACGGCTGGCTCCCCGCAGCCGGCAACGACTTCATCTTCGCCATCGTCGGCGAGGAGCTCGGCCTGATCGGCTGCATCGTCGTGCTCGCCCTCTTCACGTTCTTCACGGTCGGCGCTTTCCATGTGATCCGCAAGACCTCCGACCCGTTCATCCGCGTCGCGGCGGGCGGCATCACGGTGTGGATCGTCGGCCAGGCCGTACTGAACATCGGCGTGGTCATCGGGGTCTTCCCGGTGATGGGCGTCCCTCTGCCGTTCATGTCTCAGGGAGGCACGGCCCTCTTCGCCGTGCTCATCGCCTGTGGTGTCCTGCTGGCCTTCGCGCGCACGATCCCGGTCACCGAGAAGCAGTCAGCCGAGCGGGGTAGGGTCGCGAGGTGA
- a CDS encoding UDP-N-acetylglucosamine--N-acetylmuramyl-(pentapeptide) pyrophosphoryl-undecaprenol N-acetylglucosamine transferase, whose translation MTSYLLAGGGTAGHVNPLLAVADALRERDPSATILVLGTAEGLESRLVPERGYELLIVDKVPFPRRPNAQAAAFPGRFRRAIAQVRSHIRQHGIDVVVGFGGYASAPAYVAARRERIPFVVHEANAKPGLANVLGARAAAGVGVAFAGTPLRGSEVVGMPLRREVITLDRAARRGEAAEYFGLDAGRPVLLVFGGSLGAQRLNDALADSWRDILAAGWQLLHVTGERSELPDPGVPGYVLRRYVDRMDLAFALADLIVSRSGSATVSEISALGIPALYVPYSVGNGEQRLNAGSAVAAGAAQLLDDASFDGDAVRRIVVPLLGDRERLRRMAEAAETTGTRTGTENVVAMIDRALGAA comes from the coding sequence GTGACTTCGTACCTCCTCGCCGGCGGTGGCACCGCCGGCCATGTCAATCCGCTGCTCGCCGTCGCCGACGCCCTTCGCGAGCGCGATCCCTCGGCGACGATCCTCGTGCTCGGCACGGCGGAGGGGCTGGAGTCCCGGCTCGTCCCCGAGCGCGGCTACGAGCTGCTCATCGTCGACAAGGTGCCGTTCCCGCGGCGCCCGAACGCCCAGGCCGCCGCGTTCCCCGGCCGGTTCCGCCGAGCGATCGCCCAGGTGCGCTCGCACATCCGGCAGCACGGCATCGACGTCGTCGTGGGCTTCGGCGGCTATGCCTCGGCGCCCGCCTACGTCGCCGCGCGCCGAGAGCGCATCCCCTTCGTCGTGCACGAGGCCAATGCGAAGCCGGGGCTGGCGAATGTGCTCGGCGCCCGAGCCGCGGCAGGGGTGGGCGTCGCCTTCGCCGGAACCCCGCTGCGGGGGAGCGAGGTGGTCGGCATGCCGTTGCGGCGCGAGGTCATCACCCTCGACCGGGCGGCGCGGCGTGGCGAGGCGGCCGAGTACTTCGGTCTCGATGCCGGTCGTCCCGTGCTGCTCGTCTTCGGTGGCTCGCTCGGCGCACAGCGGCTGAACGACGCCCTCGCGGACTCGTGGCGCGACATCCTCGCCGCCGGCTGGCAGCTTCTGCACGTGACGGGGGAGCGCAGCGAACTCCCCGACCCCGGCGTGCCCGGGTACGTCCTCCGTCGCTACGTCGACCGTATGGATCTCGCCTTCGCCCTGGCCGACCTCATCGTGTCCCGCTCGGGATCGGCGACGGTGAGCGAGATCAGCGCGCTCGGCATCCCCGCGCTGTACGTGCCGTACTCGGTGGGCAACGGCGAGCAGCGTTTGAACGCCGGCTCCGCTGTGGCCGCGGGGGCGGCGCAGCTCCTCGACGACGCGAGCTTCGATGGCGACGCGGTGCGCCGGATCGTCGTGCCGCTGCTCGGCGACCGCGAACGCCTCCGGCGGATGGCGGAAGCCGCGGAGACGACCGGCACCCGTACCGGCACCGAGAACGTCGTGGCGATGATCGACCGTGCGCTCGGCGCGGCGTGA
- the murC gene encoding UDP-N-acetylmuramate--L-alanine ligase codes for MIRPDLSLPIPETITAAHFIGIGGSGMSGLAKMFLDAGIRVSGSDRADSDNLRALAAAGATVHVGHDAAHLADADTVVHTGAIWPENPEFVTAKAHGLHVIHRSQALHWLIGTRRLVSVAGAHGKTTSTGMIVTALRELGADPHFVNGGVIEQLGTSSATGSGDLFVIEADESDGTFLLYDTAVALITNVDPDHLDHYGSDEAFHDAFVRFADAASEAVVISSDDPGALRVLAGLSHPRILTFGQAEDADVRVSDIVTSGPVAAVVSHGGESERMQLAVPGVHNAVNATGAVAVLLALGHPLRAAMRAVEGFAGTIRRLERHGEERGVTVYDDYSHHPTEVRAALEAMRSIAGSGRLIAIQQPHTYSRTQHMYQEFADVLEQLADHTVMLDVYGAREDPVPGVTGELVSGAFADPSRVHFVADWQEAADYTASVAQDGDFVVTLGCGNVYQIIPQVLESLRRTDGA; via the coding sequence ATGATCAGACCCGACCTCTCCCTCCCCATCCCTGAGACGATCACCGCCGCGCACTTCATCGGCATCGGTGGTTCGGGGATGAGCGGACTCGCCAAGATGTTCCTCGACGCGGGCATCCGCGTCTCCGGCAGCGACCGCGCCGACAGCGACAACCTCCGCGCGCTGGCGGCCGCGGGGGCGACGGTGCACGTCGGCCACGATGCCGCGCACCTCGCCGATGCGGACACCGTGGTGCACACCGGCGCCATCTGGCCCGAGAACCCCGAGTTCGTCACCGCGAAGGCGCACGGCCTGCACGTCATCCATCGGTCCCAGGCACTCCACTGGCTGATCGGCACGCGCCGACTCGTCTCGGTGGCGGGCGCCCACGGCAAGACGACGTCCACGGGGATGATCGTCACGGCGCTGCGTGAGCTCGGCGCGGACCCGCACTTCGTCAACGGTGGGGTGATCGAGCAGCTGGGCACGTCCAGCGCGACCGGGAGCGGCGACCTCTTCGTCATCGAGGCGGATGAGTCGGATGGGACCTTCCTCCTGTACGACACGGCGGTGGCGCTCATCACGAACGTCGACCCCGACCATCTCGACCACTACGGCTCCGACGAAGCCTTCCACGATGCGTTCGTGCGCTTCGCGGATGCGGCCTCCGAGGCCGTGGTCATCTCCAGCGACGACCCGGGCGCGCTCCGCGTGCTGGCCGGTCTGTCCCACCCCCGCATCCTCACCTTCGGGCAGGCCGAGGACGCCGACGTCCGCGTCAGTGACATCGTCACCTCCGGTCCCGTTGCCGCCGTCGTCTCCCACGGCGGCGAGTCGGAGCGCATGCAGCTCGCCGTTCCCGGTGTGCACAATGCGGTCAACGCGACGGGAGCGGTCGCCGTCCTCCTCGCGCTCGGGCATCCGCTTCGCGCCGCCATGCGTGCCGTCGAGGGCTTCGCGGGGACGATCCGTCGCCTCGAGCGCCACGGCGAGGAGCGCGGGGTCACGGTCTACGACGACTACTCCCACCACCCGACCGAGGTGCGGGCCGCCCTCGAGGCCATGCGCAGCATCGCCGGCTCGGGCCGCCTGATCGCGATCCAGCAGCCGCACACGTACTCGCGGACGCAGCACATGTACCAGGAGTTCGCGGACGTCCTGGAGCAGCTCGCCGATCACACGGTGATGCTGGACGTCTACGGTGCCAGAGAGGACCCGGTTCCCGGTGTCACGGGCGAGCTGGTGAGCGGCGCGTTCGCTGACCCCTCCCGTGTGCACTTCGTGGCCGACTGGCAGGAGGCCGCCGACTACACGGCGTCCGTCGCGCAGGACGGCGACTTCGTCGTGACCCTCGGGTGCGGCAACGTCTACCAGATCATCCCGCAGGTTCTGGAGTCGCTGCGCCGGACAGACGGGGCGTAG
- a CDS encoding FtsQ-type POTRA domain-containing protein — protein MRRPPPLPSAPDTPGETDAASERIARRRRATSPEEVGVVSSAAPAGADEDAEGEHVPSSSMDVWRAARARRKALRAEIRRFTQRSRRRRIVWLSALGAVVLLIGGSVAAAYSPLFAVERITVTGTTTIDPAVIEGALADQLGTPLALVDTSEVKAALLTFPLIETYALEARPPHDLTVRIVERTPIGVIQSGAGFTLVDAAGVALSTTAERPAGQPLVEVEDGVDSPAFRSAGLVVRALPADIRSTLTGVRASTADDVTLTLDSGLTVVWGSQEDSGLKALALSAALVKNPDASSIDVTSPDVAVVG, from the coding sequence GTGCGCCGGCCGCCCCCGCTTCCGAGCGCTCCGGACACTCCGGGGGAGACGGACGCCGCGTCCGAGCGGATCGCCCGCCGGCGTCGCGCGACGTCGCCAGAGGAGGTCGGAGTCGTGTCGTCGGCCGCTCCCGCGGGAGCGGACGAGGACGCCGAGGGAGAGCATGTCCCCAGCTCGTCGATGGACGTCTGGCGTGCGGCCCGCGCCCGCCGCAAGGCGCTCCGTGCGGAGATCCGTCGGTTCACCCAACGGTCGCGGCGGCGCCGTATCGTCTGGTTGAGTGCCCTCGGGGCCGTCGTCCTGCTGATCGGCGGCAGTGTCGCGGCGGCGTACAGCCCGCTCTTCGCCGTCGAGCGCATCACGGTCACCGGCACGACGACGATCGACCCCGCCGTGATCGAGGGTGCCCTCGCCGACCAACTCGGAACGCCGCTCGCCTTGGTCGACACGAGCGAGGTCAAAGCGGCATTGCTGACGTTTCCGCTCATCGAGACCTATGCACTGGAGGCCCGACCGCCGCACGACCTCACCGTGCGCATCGTCGAGCGCACGCCGATCGGTGTCATCCAATCCGGCGCCGGGTTCACGCTGGTCGACGCCGCAGGCGTCGCTCTCTCCACGACCGCAGAGCGCCCGGCGGGGCAGCCACTCGTGGAGGTCGAAGACGGGGTGGACTCGCCGGCCTTCCGCAGCGCGGGGCTCGTCGTCCGGGCGCTCCCGGCGGACATCCGCAGCACGCTCACCGGGGTCCGCGCCTCGACGGCGGACGACGTGACCTTGACCCTCGACTCGGGGCTCACGGTCGTGTGGGGGAGTCAGGAGGACTCAGGGTTGAAGGCGCTCGCGCTCTCCGCCGCGCTCGTGAAGAACCCCGATGCCTCGTCGATCGACGTCACCTCACCCGACGTCGCGGTCGTCGGCTGA
- the ftsZ gene encoding cell division protein FtsZ: MSQNQNYLAVIKVVGVGGGGVNAVNRMIELGLRGVEFIAVNTDAQALLMSDADVKLDVGRELTRGLGAGADPEVGRRAAEDHAEEIEQALTGADMVFVTAGEGGGTGTGGAPVVARIAKSIGALTIGVVTKPFSFEGRRRQSQAEAGVAKLKEEVDTLIVVPNDRLLEISDRGISMIEAFATADQVLLAGVQGITDLITTPGLINLDFADVKSVMQGAGSALMGIGSARGADRAIKAAELAVESPLLEASIEGAHGVLLSIQGGSNLGIFEIHDAADLVKEAAHPEANIIFGTVIDDTLGDEVRVTVIAAGFDGGEPSLRLDPMVVSRPSTASLPEVALSEASEPAAEKSAPEPAPAPTVPRTPATSIEPAFADDDIDIPEFLK, translated from the coding sequence ATGAGCCAGAACCAGAACTACCTCGCCGTGATCAAGGTCGTCGGCGTCGGCGGTGGCGGCGTCAACGCCGTCAACCGCATGATCGAGCTCGGTCTCCGCGGAGTCGAGTTCATCGCCGTCAACACCGACGCGCAGGCGCTGCTCATGAGCGACGCCGACGTCAAGCTCGACGTGGGCCGCGAGCTCACCCGCGGCCTCGGCGCCGGTGCGGACCCCGAGGTGGGTCGTCGCGCCGCGGAGGACCACGCGGAGGAGATCGAGCAGGCGCTGACCGGCGCCGACATGGTCTTCGTCACCGCCGGAGAGGGCGGTGGCACCGGAACGGGTGGTGCCCCGGTCGTCGCCCGCATCGCGAAGTCGATCGGCGCCCTGACCATCGGTGTGGTCACGAAGCCGTTCTCCTTCGAGGGACGCCGCCGCCAGAGCCAGGCCGAGGCGGGCGTCGCGAAGCTGAAGGAAGAGGTCGACACCCTCATCGTCGTCCCGAACGACCGTCTGCTCGAGATCAGCGACCGCGGCATCTCGATGATCGAGGCGTTCGCCACCGCCGACCAGGTGCTCCTCGCCGGTGTCCAGGGCATCACGGACCTCATCACGACCCCGGGTCTCATCAACCTCGACTTCGCCGATGTGAAGTCGGTCATGCAGGGAGCCGGCTCCGCCCTGATGGGCATCGGATCGGCGCGGGGCGCCGACCGGGCGATCAAGGCGGCGGAACTCGCCGTCGAATCCCCGCTGCTGGAGGCCTCGATCGAAGGCGCGCACGGCGTGCTGCTGTCGATCCAGGGTGGTTCGAACCTCGGCATCTTCGAAATCCACGACGCCGCGGATCTCGTGAAGGAGGCCGCGCACCCCGAGGCCAACATCATCTTCGGTACGGTCATCGACGACACGCTCGGCGACGAGGTGCGCGTGACCGTGATCGCCGCAGGCTTCGACGGCGGCGAGCCCTCGCTGCGACTGGACCCGATGGTCGTCTCGCGTCCCTCGACCGCCTCCCTTCCCGAGGTGGCGCTGTCGGAGGCCTCCGAGCCTGCGGCCGAGAAGAGCGCGCCCGAGCCCGCCCCGGCGCCCACGGTACCGCGCACCCCGGCGACGAGCATCGAGCCGGCTTTCGCCGACGACGACATCGACATCCCCGAATTCCTGAAGTGA
- a CDS encoding YggS family pyridoxal phosphate-dependent enzyme produces MTTPVGASAPSDLAARLSAIDEKIADAARAAGRSPAEITRIVVTKFHPASLVRDLHDLGVRAVGENRQQELTAKTAELSALDLEWHFIGQGQTNKASAIRRGADVVHSVDRDRFADALHRAAEADDVLDVLVQVNLTEDEGRGGVAPTSAVALAEHVLALPSLRLRGVMAVAPLDEDPAAAFARLRRIADDVQTVAPDATWISAGMTGDFAEAVAAGATHLRIGSAITGPRPARG; encoded by the coding sequence GTGACGACACCGGTCGGCGCTTCGGCGCCATCGGATCTGGCCGCGCGGCTGTCGGCGATCGACGAGAAGATCGCCGACGCCGCGCGTGCCGCCGGGCGCTCTCCCGCGGAGATCACCCGGATCGTCGTCACCAAGTTCCACCCGGCCTCCCTGGTGCGCGACCTGCACGACCTCGGTGTCCGCGCGGTGGGGGAGAACCGGCAGCAGGAGCTCACCGCCAAGACGGCGGAGCTCTCCGCGCTCGACCTCGAGTGGCACTTCATCGGACAGGGCCAGACGAACAAGGCGTCGGCGATCCGGCGGGGTGCCGACGTCGTGCACTCCGTCGACCGCGACCGGTTCGCGGATGCCCTGCATCGGGCTGCCGAGGCCGACGATGTGCTCGACGTGCTCGTGCAGGTCAACCTGACCGAGGACGAGGGGCGGGGCGGCGTCGCGCCCACCTCGGCGGTGGCGTTGGCCGAGCACGTGCTCGCGCTGCCGTCGCTCCGGCTCCGCGGGGTCATGGCCGTCGCGCCGCTCGACGAGGACCCTGCCGCCGCCTTCGCGCGTCTGCGTCGGATCGCCGACGACGTGCAGACGGTGGCGCCGGACGCCACCTGGATCTCGGCCGGCATGACCGGCGACTTCGCCGAGGCGGTCGCCGCCGGCGCGACACACCTGCGGATCGGTTCCGCAATCACGGGACCGCGCCCCGCCCGGGGTTAG